The following are from one region of the Candidatus Bathyarchaeota archaeon genome:
- the fhcD gene encoding formylmethanofuran--tetrahydromethanopterin N-formyltransferase — translation MLEKSPKTILAGHFLYEDTLIEDTFAEMFGMWVGRILITAENQKWANTAAKTATGFASSIIMSPAEAGIERVVQPANTPDGRAGVLIQIYHRTRFDLKAQMILRIGQCIMTCPTTAAFDALPEAKRRLKVGRSLRLFGDGFQKKDVLADRKVWRLPVMEGEFMVEDKFGAAKAIAGGNLIIMAQNSTAGLQAAEKAAEAINKNTKEVIMPFPGGICRAGSKAGSINYKLKASTNHPFCPKLKELVADSQVPDGVRCIYEIVINGLDLDVVKKAMAEGIKAAVKIPGVVRISAGNYGGKLGPYHAYLKEVLGLS, via the coding sequence ATGTTAGAAAAATCACCTAAAACAATACTAGCGGGACACTTTCTCTATGAGGATACGTTAATTGAAGACACATTTGCCGAAATGTTCGGTATGTGGGTAGGAAGGATTTTAATTACTGCGGAGAATCAGAAATGGGCTAACACAGCGGCTAAAACTGCTACTGGTTTTGCTTCCTCAATTATCATGTCTCCAGCAGAGGCTGGAATAGAAAGAGTTGTGCAGCCAGCGAATACGCCAGACGGAAGAGCGGGAGTGTTGATTCAAATTTACCACAGAACACGGTTTGACTTGAAGGCTCAGATGATTCTCAGAATTGGCCAGTGTATAATGACTTGTCCAACTACTGCGGCTTTTGATGCGTTGCCCGAAGCGAAAAGAAGACTAAAGGTAGGGCGGAGTCTTCGTCTTTTCGGAGACGGATTTCAGAAAAAAGATGTCTTAGCGGATAGGAAAGTCTGGCGTCTTCCAGTTATGGAAGGCGAATTTATGGTGGAAGATAAGTTTGGCGCTGCAAAAGCAATTGCTGGGGGAAATTTAATAATAATGGCTCAAAACAGCACAGCAGGTTTACAGGCGGCGGAAAAGGCTGCAGAAGCTATCAATAAAAACACTAAAGAGGTGATAATGCCTTTTCCAGGAGGCATCTGCAGGGCAGGGTCTAAAGCAGGCTCGATTAATTATAAGCTTAAAGCGTCTACTAACCATCCTTTCTGTCCAAAACTTAAAGAGCTAGTGGCAGATTCGCAGGTACCTGATGGTGTCAGATGCATTTACGAAATTGTCATCAACGGGCTTGACTTGGATGTTGTGAAGAAAGCGATGGCTGAAGGGATAAAGGCGGCTGTTAAAATACCTGGCGTAGTTAGAATTTCTGCTGGAAATTACGGCGGAAAACTTGGTCCTTATCACGCTTATCTTAAAGAGGTTCTCGGATTAAGCTAA
- a CDS encoding 2-oxoacid:acceptor oxidoreductase family protein, with amino-acid sequence MSRVEVRICGLGGQGVVLAGQILGRAAVYDAKNVVQTQSYGSEARGSAAKSEVIISTKKIGFPMVRKCDVLVAMSQSALDMYVKDLKENATLLVDKDLVEQIPEIKAQVHRLPATKIAETQLKSKMYANVVMLGALTKITNIVSKEAMEKAITASVRAGTAETNLYAFKKGIDL; translated from the coding sequence ATGAGTAGAGTCGAAGTGCGAATCTGCGGACTTGGAGGACAAGGAGTCGTGCTGGCAGGCCAAATACTTGGTCGTGCTGCAGTGTATGACGCAAAAAACGTGGTGCAAACCCAGAGCTACGGATCTGAAGCTAGAGGAAGCGCCGCAAAAAGCGAAGTAATAATCTCAACCAAGAAAATAGGCTTCCCAATGGTGAGAAAATGTGACGTTCTTGTGGCAATGAGCCAAAGCGCTCTTGACATGTACGTTAAAGACTTGAAAGAAAACGCCACTCTCCTAGTCGACAAAGATTTGGTTGAACAAATCCCCGAAATTAAAGCCCAAGTTCACAGATTACCAGCAACCAAAATTGCTGAAACACAACTGAAGTCCAAAATGTACGCAAACGTCGTAATGCTTGGCGCACTAACAAAGATAACCAACATAGTAAGCAAAGAAGCCATGGAAAAAGCTATCACGGCCAGCGTCAGAGCAGGCACTGCAGAAACAAACTTATACGCATTCAAAAAAGGCATCGACCTATAA
- a CDS encoding 2-oxoacid:acceptor oxidoreductase subunit alpha, whose amino-acid sequence MAKHLSSSMYFMQGNEALAEAAIIAGCRFFAGYPITPASEIAEHLAKRLPQVGGIMIQMEDEIASIASLIGASWVGAKAMTATSGPGFSLMQENIGYAFMTETPCVIVDIQRAGPSTGQATKCGQGDVMQARWGTHGDYASIVLSPNSVQEMFDLTVRAFNLAEEYRTPVILLADEIVAHMREQMFMPPLEKIEIVNRKKAKPGDESFFGGEEVPPMPSVGEGYNIAVTGSTHDEFGMRFTANPEVHRNLVTRLVRKVRNNAELLMDFEAFNVNDCEVGFVSFGCTSRAVYEALEMARDKGINAGFIRLKTIWPFPERIVQTMAQKAKAIIVPEMNLQQVFFEVQRVVNGATEVIPVNKIGGEEMSTPEELFSEIERSV is encoded by the coding sequence ATGGCTAAACATCTGTCTTCAAGCATGTATTTCATGCAAGGAAACGAAGCCCTAGCTGAAGCCGCTATCATCGCTGGATGCCGATTTTTCGCAGGCTATCCCATTACGCCAGCCAGTGAAATCGCTGAGCATTTGGCGAAGCGTCTTCCACAAGTGGGCGGTATCATGATTCAGATGGAGGATGAAATAGCTTCGATAGCCTCTCTGATTGGAGCAAGCTGGGTGGGCGCTAAGGCGATGACGGCAACTTCTGGTCCTGGTTTCAGCCTCATGCAAGAAAACATCGGATACGCGTTCATGACCGAAACTCCATGTGTTATAGTTGACATCCAAAGAGCTGGACCAAGCACGGGGCAAGCTACGAAATGTGGTCAGGGTGACGTTATGCAGGCTCGTTGGGGTACGCACGGAGACTATGCTTCAATTGTGCTGTCTCCGAATTCGGTGCAGGAAATGTTTGACCTAACCGTGCGTGCTTTTAATCTGGCTGAAGAATATCGCACACCTGTCATTCTGCTAGCTGATGAAATCGTGGCTCACATGAGAGAACAAATGTTTATGCCGCCTCTGGAAAAAATAGAGATTGTTAATAGAAAGAAGGCGAAGCCTGGCGACGAATCGTTCTTTGGCGGTGAAGAAGTTCCTCCTATGCCGTCTGTAGGTGAAGGCTATAACATAGCAGTGACAGGTTCGACTCATGACGAGTTTGGAATGCGTTTCACAGCCAACCCAGAAGTCCATCGCAATCTTGTAACTCGGCTTGTAAGAAAAGTTAGGAACAACGCTGAATTGCTGATGGATTTTGAAGCCTTTAACGTAAATGATTGTGAAGTCGGCTTCGTTTCTTTCGGATGCACATCTCGTGCAGTTTATGAAGCGTTAGAAATGGCAAGAGATAAAGGGATTAATGCTGGTTTTATTAGGTTGAAGACGATTTGGCCTTTTCCAGAAAGAATTGTTCAAACGATGGCGCAGAAAGCCAAGGCAATTATTGTGCCAGAGATGAACTTGCAGCAGGTTTTCTTTGAAGTGCAAAGAGTTGTTAATGGCGCTACAGAAGTTATCCCCGTCAACAAGATTGGCGGCGAAGAGATGTCAACGCCTGAAGAACTCTTTTCTGAAATCGAAAGGAGCGTGTAA
- a CDS encoding TATA-box-binding protein produces MKDKNREIHIQNVVASAAFDQPIDLDAVVKAFPHVDYRPKVFPGLAFRLKKPKTCTLLFKTGRMVCTGAKSERNARRAILKVARELRAVGIIIIGKPEIKIQNIVASGNLGGPVDLEALCERAHVGGNLMYEPEQFPGAIYRMESPKVVFLIFSAGKIVCVGAKKEEEIYEGVENLGQRLKKLDVLYKRMP; encoded by the coding sequence TTGAAAGATAAAAATAGGGAAATTCACATTCAAAATGTCGTGGCATCAGCTGCTTTTGATCAACCAATAGACCTAGACGCCGTAGTTAAGGCTTTTCCACACGTCGACTACCGACCGAAAGTTTTTCCTGGACTCGCCTTCAGGCTGAAGAAGCCGAAAACGTGTACGCTCTTATTCAAAACGGGAAGAATGGTGTGCACCGGCGCCAAATCAGAGAGGAATGCTAGAAGGGCGATCTTGAAGGTTGCCAGAGAATTAAGAGCAGTTGGCATAATCATTATCGGAAAGCCTGAAATAAAGATTCAGAATATTGTTGCCTCTGGAAACCTCGGCGGACCGGTTGATCTTGAAGCATTGTGTGAGCGAGCTCACGTGGGTGGGAACCTCATGTACGAACCGGAGCAGTTTCCAGGCGCGATTTACCGAATGGAAAGCCCAAAGGTAGTTTTCCTAATATTCTCCGCTGGCAAGATTGTGTGTGTGGGCGCAAAAAAGGAAGAAGAAATCTACGAAGGCGTCGAAAACCTTGGGCAAAGGCTGAAGAAACTGGATGTCCTATATAAAAGAATGCCCTAA
- a CDS encoding thiamine pyrophosphate-dependent enzyme gives MSEPFSSKSYLRGIEFPFCAGCGGTTVATCFLRAVHELGHRDLQGFVFCSGIGCSSWIPSPHFEADSIHTTHGRSIPVATGVKLMRPDLKVVVFGGDGDIVGIGLSHLIHAARRNLDITVIMVNNMIYGMTGGQVAATTPLKTKTTTTPYGGFERPLDAVQLVVSAGACYAARWTTAHINQLKGAIKKALTTKGFGFVEVVSQCPTAYGRRAGFKNAGEMLLWLKKQSVKIEDVERLTREELEDKIVVGEFIHQTRPTLTEMFQTVLKEAKKR, from the coding sequence GTGAGTGAACCCTTTTCCAGCAAAAGCTATCTAAGAGGCATAGAATTTCCCTTCTGCGCAGGATGCGGCGGCACGACAGTAGCTACGTGTTTCCTTAGGGCTGTCCATGAGCTTGGCCACCGAGACCTTCAAGGATTTGTCTTCTGTAGCGGCATCGGCTGTTCTTCGTGGATTCCTTCCCCACACTTTGAAGCAGACTCCATCCACACGACGCATGGGCGAAGTATACCGGTTGCGACGGGTGTTAAGCTCATGCGACCTGATTTGAAGGTGGTTGTTTTTGGCGGCGATGGCGACATTGTAGGAATAGGTTTGAGCCATTTGATCCATGCGGCGAGAAGGAACTTGGATATTACCGTGATTATGGTAAACAATATGATCTACGGCATGACTGGAGGGCAGGTGGCAGCGACAACTCCCTTGAAGACGAAAACTACCACCACTCCTTACGGCGGCTTTGAACGTCCTTTAGATGCTGTTCAACTTGTCGTCTCCGCAGGCGCATGTTATGCAGCACGCTGGACCACAGCGCATATAAATCAGCTAAAGGGAGCCATTAAAAAGGCGTTGACCACAAAGGGCTTCGGCTTCGTTGAAGTAGTCAGTCAGTGTCCAACTGCTTACGGTCGCCGTGCTGGGTTCAAAAACGCTGGAGAGATGCTGCTGTGGCTAAAAAAGCAAAGCGTGAAGATTGAGGATGTTGAAAGGCTGACTAGAGAAGAACTGGAGGATAAAATAGTTGTCGGCGAGTTCATTCACCAGACTCGCCCAACCCTAACCGAAATGTTTCAGACAGTGTTGAAAGAGGCGAAAAAGCGATGA
- a CDS encoding TldD/PmbA family protein, with protein MDKDLVDYALDYARSKKVEYAETRAHSTQHDELVIKNGVLDAFVSTIDTGFCVRILANGGLGFASTNKWTKEEAKTVVDTAYKFTTIARRKDKITFAEEKGVETKWSVEQKKKIEDIPPEKKIEELMEVDKTFASQEIKIPGRIMACTINLTEKYFVNSEGSAISSFVPNIETFAFITVAENGKPEQAYKQFGRSGGWEAFDEWKMTEAMLHEAKVLQKLVKEGKVVKPGKMDLVCGTEVTGIASHESCGHPIEADRILGREMSQAGRSFIYPGGPFWIGTRIGNDIVTIVDDPTVKNSHGYYEYDDEGIKARRRYLYKNGIINEFLQNRETAAKLDTRSNGSSRANSYAREAIVRMANTFLLPGDWTEEEVIEDVKHGIYMKSFTEWNIDDRRFNQRYVGREAYLIENGELKHPVARPIIETTTKNWWSSVDAISKEVGFDAATCGKGDPMQGIPVYAGGPVIRLKEVYVK; from the coding sequence TTGGATAAAGACCTAGTGGACTACGCGCTAGACTATGCACGAAGCAAAAAAGTTGAGTATGCCGAAACAAGAGCCCACAGCACACAACACGACGAACTAGTAATAAAAAACGGTGTCCTAGACGCTTTCGTCTCAACCATCGACACTGGATTCTGCGTAAGAATACTAGCCAACGGCGGACTGGGCTTTGCATCAACCAACAAATGGACAAAAGAAGAAGCAAAAACAGTCGTCGACACAGCATACAAATTTACCACAATAGCAAGACGCAAAGACAAGATTACCTTCGCAGAAGAAAAAGGTGTCGAAACAAAATGGAGTGTCGAACAGAAAAAGAAGATAGAAGACATTCCACCCGAAAAGAAGATAGAAGAGTTGATGGAAGTCGACAAAACCTTTGCGTCTCAAGAAATAAAAATTCCTGGAAGAATAATGGCTTGCACAATAAACCTCACAGAGAAATATTTTGTAAACTCTGAAGGTTCAGCAATTTCATCTTTTGTGCCAAACATAGAAACCTTTGCTTTCATAACCGTGGCTGAAAATGGCAAGCCAGAACAAGCTTACAAACAGTTTGGACGCAGTGGAGGATGGGAGGCTTTCGACGAGTGGAAGATGACTGAGGCAATGCTGCATGAAGCCAAAGTGCTGCAAAAACTAGTCAAAGAAGGAAAAGTCGTCAAACCTGGAAAAATGGATTTGGTTTGCGGAACAGAAGTTACAGGCATCGCATCCCACGAATCTTGTGGACACCCAATAGAAGCAGACCGCATACTCGGACGTGAAATGAGCCAAGCAGGACGTTCCTTCATATACCCCGGCGGTCCCTTCTGGATAGGAACCAGAATTGGCAACGACATAGTAACCATAGTAGACGACCCGACAGTTAAAAACAGTCACGGTTATTACGAATACGACGACGAAGGAATCAAAGCAAGACGACGATACCTGTACAAAAATGGCATAATAAACGAGTTCCTACAGAACAGAGAAACCGCAGCTAAACTTGACACGAGGAGTAATGGTTCTTCAAGGGCAAATAGCTACGCTAGAGAAGCCATCGTGCGAATGGCAAACACTTTTCTGCTGCCTGGCGACTGGACGGAAGAGGAAGTCATCGAAGACGTAAAGCATGGAATTTACATGAAGTCTTTTACAGAATGGAACATCGATGACAGACGTTTCAATCAACGCTACGTAGGCAGAGAAGCATACCTAATCGAAAATGGAGAATTGAAGCATCCTGTTGCGAGACCAATTATTGAAACTACGACTAAGAATTGGTGGAGCAGTGTCGATGCTATATCAAAGGAGGTTGGATTTGACGCCGCGACATGTGGTAAAGGTGATCCGATGCAGGGAATACCTGTTTACGCGGGTGGTCCAGTTATTCGTTTGAAAGAGGTGTACGTAAAA